ATGAATGACATAGTATCCATTTAATAATTTGTAACGGCTCCATACATCACTGATCACATATCCTCTCCAATGTCCTACATGAAGGCCACTTCCTGATGGATATGGAAACATATCTAAACAGTAATATTTAGGTTTCTTACCGTCATTTACATTGACAGGATGTTCCTGCCAGTGTTTTCTCCACTTTTGTTCGATTGCCTTATGGTTATAAGGTGTTGCCATATTTTATTCCTCCTAGCCGTATCTATCTCTGGCCGTCTTCTTTCTATGCTTTGTGAAAACAGCTGATAAATTCTTTAATCTTATTTATTTTATCATACTGAAATGCCGTGTCAACTCTCCCGTCAAAAAACTTCGAAAAAAAGAAGAATGTATCGTTAAAATACATCCTTCTTTTTAAGATTCCTTACTGCTGTGGCTGTGCTGTTGACTCTGTTGATGTTGTTTGCTGTTCTGTCGTTCCTGTTGTTGCCTGTTCAAACTGAACTTTGATCTGTTTTGTCACTGTCACTCCATTCTTACCTTTGTAAGAAACATTCGCTGCTGTGACTGTTCCTGCCTGATCTTTGACTAGAACAACTGTAACTGTTATATTCGTTCCTGCCACAACCGTTCCATTATCATTGATTGTTACAACTGCACGAACTGCATTGATCACTGTCTGATCTGTACTTGCTGCTGGTGCTGTTACAATTTCAGCAGATGTATTGATCTGGGCATTTACATTTCCTGTTACCGTGATCGTAATCTTCTTTGTTGCTGCTCTATATGGTTTGTTTGTATTCTTCACACTGTACTGTACCGCATATTGTCCAGGTTTACTAAACTTATATGCTTTGGCTTTTGCATATGTATAAGTTGTGTAAGCAGATGCTCCAGGTGCTTTGATCTTCACTGTCATTGCACTTGTTCTGTTAGCTCCACTTCTCATCTTCGCTGTTACACCTGTTACCGCGTTTGCTGTATTAACTTTCACTGTACGGTTCTTTGCTGTGATCACTGGTGCTAATGTATCAACAACTCTTACAACCATCGTCTTTGTTGTTTTAACTCCTAAAGAAGATTTCACTGTATACTTAATACGATATGTTCCTAAAGATTTTGTTGAAAATTTTGCTTTTCTGTATTTACCTTTTACATATTTTGTTGTTGTATATGTAATGTTCTTTGTTAAGCTCTTCTTTGTGATCTTGTCTTTGGCTGTAACTCCTGATTTTACGTTATAAGAAGTTCCATATTCTGCTGTTTGAGCTTTCTTCTTAGCTACTGTCAATGTAGCTTTCTGTTTACGGTATGGGTTCTTCTTGCTTGGATCTGTTGGATCCCAATACTGTCTTCTTGCTGTAGATACCTTGATCCCTTTTGGTTTTCCTAAAGGTCCAGGATTACTGCTGCTATATACAGTAACTTTCGTTCCTAATGCACAATTATCATAGATCCACTTTGCATCTCCTACTGATAAACGGATACATCCATGAGATGCAGTCTGTCCAAGTTTATTAAATTGAACCGTAGACTGTGTTGAAGGATTCTTTTCATAATACCACACGGAATGGAATAAGACTCCTCCATGGACTCTTGTACAGTACTGCCCATAACTTGGTCCCATTAGTGTCTGCCAACGGTACTTGGCTGGTGTATAAAATGTACCTGCTGGTGTATTGGCACCTCCACAAGATACCAGGAATGCTTTGATTGGTTTGTATCTTCCATTCTTTAACTGGTATACGGTTGCTACATTGGCCTGTTTGTTGACTTTGATCCAATACTTTGTATTGGCCGCTTGTGCAGTCTTTGGTGTTGCAAATGAGAATCCAAATGCTGTCACGATCATTAATACCACTGCACAAAGTTTTTTACATCTTAATCGAAATGTTTTCATATTGCTCCTTCCTTTTCGTTCATTCTTCTTATCATTATATCTTTGCATTTTGTTCTTGTAAACACGTAAATTTGTTGTTATTATAATTTTAAAAAAAACTTAAGAATTGTAAGAAAGGATATACATATGTTTCAATTTAATCACTTTAATTTTAACGTTTTAAATCTTGAGAAAAGTTTGGAGTTTTATAAAGAAGCTCTCGGACTTGATGTAGTTCGTGAAAAGGATGCTTCCGACGGAAGTTTTAAAATCGTTTATCTCGGGGATGGATCTTCTGATTTCTTATTAGAACTTACTTGGATGCGTGACCAGAAAGAACCTTATAATCTTGGGGATGAAGAGTTCCATCTGGCTTTGACTGCAGATGATTTTGACAAAGCACACGCACTCCATGAGAAAATGGGATGTGTTTGTTTTGAGAATCATGATATGGGGATTTATTTTATTAATGATCCAGATGGATATTGGATTGAGATCATCCCTGCGAAATAGTATATTGAAAGATATTCTATGTTTTAGGTATTTTTATAAAAAGAAGCAAATCCAAGCGTTTGGCCGGGATTCAATTTCCCGATCACTACTTGAATCTGCTTCTTTTATTATGATACTATATTTTCCTGCAATTTTTCAAATCTTATCTGCAGTTTTTCAAAAATGCTTCATATCCTTTTTCCACTTCATAGATATCGGATTTGCTTGTGATCTCCCATGGTGCATGCATGCTTAACACTGCAACTCCGCAGTCGATGACGTTCATGCTGTAGGCAGCAGGAATGTAGGCGATCGTTCCTCCGCCTCCTTCGTCAACTTTTCCAAGTTCAGCTGTCTGGAAGGCTACTTTTGCTTCATCAAAGATCTTTCTTAACTGAGCGATATATTCTGGGTTTGCATCATTTGACCCTGATTTTCCTCTGGC
The sequence above is drawn from the Anaerostipes hadrus ATCC 29173 = JCM 17467 genome and encodes:
- a CDS encoding VOC family protein, which produces MFQFNHFNFNVLNLEKSLEFYKEALGLDVVREKDASDGSFKIVYLGDGSSDFLLELTWMRDQKEPYNLGDEEFHLALTADDFDKAHALHEKMGCVCFENHDMGIYFINDPDGYWIEIIPAK
- a CDS encoding L,D-transpeptidase encodes the protein MKTFRLRCKKLCAVVLMIVTAFGFSFATPKTAQAANTKYWIKVNKQANVATVYQLKNGRYKPIKAFLVSCGGANTPAGTFYTPAKYRWQTLMGPSYGQYCTRVHGGVLFHSVWYYEKNPSTQSTVQFNKLGQTASHGCIRLSVGDAKWIYDNCALGTKVTVYSSSNPGPLGKPKGIKVSTARRQYWDPTDPSKKNPYRKQKATLTVAKKKAQTAEYGTSYNVKSGVTAKDKITKKSLTKNITYTTTKYVKGKYRKAKFSTKSLGTYRIKYTVKSSLGVKTTKTMVVRVVDTLAPVITAKNRTVKVNTANAVTGVTAKMRSGANRTSAMTVKIKAPGASAYTTYTYAKAKAYKFSKPGQYAVQYSVKNTNKPYRAATKKITITVTGNVNAQINTSAEIVTAPAASTDQTVINAVRAVVTINDNGTVVAGTNITVTVVLVKDQAGTVTAANVSYKGKNGVTVTKQIKVQFEQATTGTTEQQTTSTESTAQPQQ